One window of the Salvia splendens isolate huo1 chromosome 1, SspV2, whole genome shotgun sequence genome contains the following:
- the LOC121749578 gene encoding uncharacterized protein LOC121749578: protein MKHSNYPPKFSFLRGDSHLIYTLLLHHQPSHTPHLPNCVRSSHHVVVHRSICRNRWLLKVVDAGSAAGNPDKTRRKFKKGDRTPRMDSQGRRNLGSDFDGTTVYIASKNNISKSMVRCIYRTLNHFQL from the exons ATGAAACATTCGAATTACCCTCCAAAATTTTCCTTTCTTCGTGGCGACTCACACCTTATATACACCTTGCTTCTCCATCATCAACCTTCACATACACCCCATCTTCCAAACTGTGTCCGGTCCAGCCACC ACGTTGTGGTGCATAGGTCAATATGTCGCAATCGATGGTTGTTGAAGGTTGTTGATGCCGGCAGTGCTGCCG GGAACCCCGACAAAACCCGACGGAAGTTTAAGAAGGGTGACCGGACCCCTCGGATGGACTCACAGGGAAGAAGAAATCTTGGCAGCGACTTTGATGGAACAACGGTATACATCGCAAGTAAGAACAACATAAGCAAATCAATGGTGAGATGCATTTACCGCACCTTGAACCACTTCCAACTATAG
- the LOC121749594 gene encoding putative lysine-specific demethylase JMJ16 isoform X2, translating to MGTELVGPCIKDDSIEISIPPGFESLVPFTLKRSEDNQDGSYSSSGNAFEQQRVDFDSNDDSKAMKSVRRRVGRKYSQFNHSSGDEHESQQLQHVLSHQLPKGNIRGCESCKNCQKVTAKWNPEEARRPDLEEAPVFYPSEEEFEDTLKYISSIRDQAEIYGICRIVPPPSWKPPCPLKERDIWEKSKFATRVQRIDKLQNRNAMRKILQVNHNKKRKKRRCMKNGFDNETNSEEMKIPDEFGLHEADRFGFEPGSEFTLDAFQNYADDFKAQYFRQSNNASDSGGNGSVLQGHNWQPSVDNIEGEYWRIVERPTEEIEVLYGADLETGVFGSGFPKTAKQVSSASDIKYINSGWNLNNFPRLPGSVLSFESGDISGVLVPWLYIGMCFSSFCWHVEDHHLYSLNYMHWGAPKLWYGVPASDALKLEAAMKKHLPNLFDEQPDLLHKLVTQLSPSILRSEGVPVYRCVQNAGEFVLTFPRAYHAGFNSGFNCAEAVNVAPVDWLPHGLNAIELYREQGRKTSISHDKLLLGSAREAVKANWEYNLMRKSTANILRWKDVCGKDGILSKALKARVETERVRREFLCKSSTALKMESTFDATSERECSVCLFDLHLSAAGCHHCSPDKYACLNHAKQLCSCSWGAKFFLFRYDINELNILVEALEGKLSAVYRWARLDLGLALSSYVSRENKQVPGVNGKLSHASQGLAVKEMSSQVTVLSSKEQKGQVDGAKYVGSPNSSPNSKPPVVELSLQNTKATNSHSQKAEVSSLSLDCMKEDSLQLASRYKASSNQIPSTKENLALEKHEANPLSCPGSNEVVLLIADEGGEPSNEPSVDKEASDKHTVRIQKPVCPENMTSSGHCVDRPASTTSIAGPSAMLESMKNGSSLEGVKVEDRAEGETCSGTSPHSSPLFKNFMPGTDSSRDVPEKGTANVDGNHKLKQIDEDKSCTGDSKKNVELNVDSGPVDSRLTVSCNQSGSPNIMDRYYRQKGPRIAKVIRRITCNVEPLDFGAVCAGKLWCDSRAIYPKGFRSRVRYIDVTDPSNMCFYVSQILDAGQKGPLFMVSVEHSPSEVYFHVSAARCWELVRDRVNQEIAKQHKLGRPNLPPLQPPGSVDGMEMFGFSSPTIVQAIQALDHNRVCSDYWRSRPLMHIPQQSQYVGSSRVKSEDEEDRKRKSHAAVEKTLDGLLKKASLEELQTLYSIMQNKNLSDEEHGLLNRLLNDAIHKHPS from the exons ATGGGCACAGAACTTGTTGGACCTTGCATCAAAGACGACAGTATAGAGATTTCAATTCCCCCTGGTTTTGAGTCACTTGTGCCCTTCACTTTAAAGAGGTCAGAGGATAATCAAGATGGCAGTTACTCAAGCTCTGGCAATGCTTTTGAACAACAAAGAGTGGACTTTGACAGTAACGATGACTCGAAAGCTATGAAGTCCGTTAGGCGTAGGGTTGGGAGAAAGTACAGCCAGTTTAATCACAGTTCTGGTGATGAACACGAATCTCAGCAG CTGCAGCATGTCTTGAGTCACCAACTCCCAAAAGGGAACATTCGTGGGTGTGAATCTTGTAAGAACTGCCAAAAG GTAACTGCAAAATGGAATCCAGAAGAAGCTCGCAGGCCTGATCTCGAGGAGGCTCCTGTGTTTTATCCTTCTGAAGAG GAGTTTGAGGACACCTTAAAGTACATTTCTAGTATACGTGATCAAGCAGAAATCTATGGGATTTGCCGCATAGTACCACCTCCTTCATGGAAGCCTCCTTGTCCCCTAAAGGAGAGAGATATATGGGAGAAGTCCAAGTTTGCTACTCGAGTCCAAAGGATTGACAAGCTTCAGAATAGGAATGCAATGAGAAAGATATTGCAAGTTAATCATaataaaaagaggaaaaagagaagatgcatGAAAAATGGATTTGATAATGAAACCAATAGTGAGGAAATGAAAATACCAGATGAATTCGGACTACATGAGGCTGATAGGTTTGGCTTTGAACCTGGTTCAGAATTTACCCTGGATGCGTTCCAGAACTATGCCGATGATTTCAAGGCTCAGTACTTCCGTCAAAGTAACAATGCTTCAGACTCAGGAGGTAATGGCTCAGTGCTTCAGGGGCACAACTGGCAGCCTTCAGTAGATAATATCGAGGGGGAATATTGGCGGATTGTGGAGAGACCGACTGAGGAAATTGAG GTGCTTTATGGAGCTGATCTTGAAACAGGAGTATTTGGCAGTGGATTTCCTAAAACTGCTAAGCAAGTTAGTTCAGCTTCTGATATCAAGTATATTAACTCAGGATGGAACTTAAATAACTTCCCCAGGCTTCCTGGTTCTGTTCTCTCATTTGAAAGCGGTGATATATCTGGTGTTCTAGTTCCTTGGCTGTATATAGGGATGTGTTTTTCATCGTTTTGTTGG CATGTTGAGGATCACCACTTGTATTCATTGAATTACATGCATTGGGGAGCTCCAAAACTGTGGTATGGTGTTCCAGCATCAGATGCCCTAAAACTGGAGGCAGCCATGAAGAAACATCTGCCTAACCTCTTTGATGAGCAGCCTGACTTGCTTCATAAGCTG GTCACTCAGCTTTCCCCCTCAATCCTAAGATCTGAGGGAGTGCCTGTTTATCGGTGTGTCCAAAATGCTGGGGAATTCGTTCTGACATTCCCTCGAGCATATCATGCTGGATTTAATTCTGGCTTTAATTGCGCTGAAGCAGTTAATGTAGCTCCTGTTGATTGGTTGCCTCATGGACTAAATGCTATTGAGCTCTATCGCGAGCAAGGCCGAAAAACGTCCATTTCACATGATAAACTTTTGCTTGGTTCTGCTAGAGAAGCTGTGAAAGCAAATTGGGAATATAATTTAATGAGGAAGTCGACTGCAAATATTTTAAGATGGAAGGATGTTTGTGGAAAGGATGGGATTTTATCTAAAGCGCTGAAG GCTCGTGTTGAGACGGAGAGGGTCAGGAGGGAATTCCTTTGTAAATCCTCAACGGCACTGAAGATGGAGAGCACTTTTGATGCTACTAGTGAGAGGGAATGCAGTGTATGCCTGTTTGATTTGCATCTATCTGCTGCAGGTTGCCACCACTGTTCACCTGATAAATATGCATGCTTGAACCATGCAAAACAGTTATGTTCATGTTCATGGGGTGCTAAGTTTTTCCTTTTCCGTTATGACATCAACGAATTGAATATCTTGGTTGAAGCTCTAGAAGGGAAATTGAGCGCAGTATATCGGTGGGCAAGACTTGATCTCGGGCTTGCTCTAAGTTCTTACGTCTCCAGAGAGAATAAGCAAGTACCTGGGGTGAATGGTAAATTATCACATGCCTCTCAAGGACTGGCAGTGAAAGAGATGAGTTCTCAAGTCACTGTCCTATCTTCAAAAGAGCAGAAAGGCCAAGTAGATGGAGCTAAGTATGTTGGCAGCCCAAACTCTTCTCCAAATTCAAAGCCACCTGTAGTGGAATTGTCTCTGCAAAATACGAAGGCAACAAACTCACATTCCCAGAAAGCTGAGGTATCCAGTCTTTCTCTGGATTGCATGAAAGAAGACTCTTTGCAGTTAGCTTCCAGATACAAGGCCTCGTCAAACCAGATTCCATCCACAAAGGAAAACCTGGCTTTGGAGAAACATGAAGCAAATCCGTTGTCATGTCCTGGCAGTAACGAGGTTGTGCTTCTGATTGCTGATGAAGGAGGTGAGCCAAGTAATGAACCTTCTGTTGATAAGGAAGCATCCGACAAGCATACAGTAAGAATTCAGAAGCCAGTTTGCCCTGAAAATATGACTAGTTCTGGTCATTGTGTTGACAGACCAGCCTCAACAACCTCCATTGCTGGCCCTTCTGCAATGCTTGAAAGCATGAAGAATGGTTCTAGTTTAGAGGGTGTAAAAGTTGAAGACCGTGCAGAAGGTGAGACATGTTCTGGTACCAGTCCTCATAGTAGCCCTCTCTTTAAAAACTTCATGCCCGGTACAGATTCTAGCAGAGATGTCCCAGAAAAGGGGACTGCCAATGTAGATGGTAACCACAAACTAAAACAGATTGATGAAGATAAATCATGTACTGGagatagtaaaaaaaatgtggAGTTAAATGTTGATTCAGGACCAGTTGACAGCAGGTTAACTGTGTCATGTAATCAGTCTGGCTCCCCAAATATCATGGACAGATATTATCGCCAGAAGGGGCCTCGTATTGCGAAGGTAATTAGAAGAATTACTTGCAATGTTGAACCCTTGGACTTTGGAGCTGTGTGCGCTGGAAAATTGTGGTGCGACAGTCGGGCTATTTACCCAAAGG GATTTAGGAGTCGAGTCAGATACATAGATGTCACAGATCCATCTAACATGTGCTTCTATGTCTCCCAAATTCTGGATGCAGGACAAAAAGGACCTCTATTTATG GTTTCTGTGGAGCATTCTCCTAGTGAAGTATATTTTCATGTTTCGGCTGCCAGATGCTGGGAGTTGGTTCGGGATAGAGTAAATCAGGAGATTGCAAAACAACATAAGTTGGGAAGACCAAACCTTCCCCCTTTGCAGCCTCCAGGGAGTGTGGACGGAATGGAAATGTTTGGCTTTTCTTCTCCAACAATTGTGCAG GCAATTCAGGCTCTGGACCACAATCGCGTGTGCTCAGATTACTGGAGATCACGGCCTTTAATGCATATCCCTCAGCAATCACAATATGTAGGAAGTAGCAGAGTGAAGAGTGAGGATGAAGAAGACAGGAAAAGGAAAAGTCATGCTGCTGTTGAGAAAACACTTGACGGCCTACTAAAGAAGGCGAGCTTGGAGGAACTTCAAACCTTGTACAGTATTATGCAAAACAAGAATCTCAGTGATGAGGAGCACGGCTTATTGAACCGGCTTCTCAATGATGCGATTCACAAGCACCCGTCTTAG
- the LOC121749594 gene encoding putative lysine-specific demethylase JMJ16 isoform X1, translating into MCTCSHSRTKSVVMGTELVGPCIKDDSIEISIPPGFESLVPFTLKRSEDNQDGSYSSSGNAFEQQRVDFDSNDDSKAMKSVRRRVGRKYSQFNHSSGDEHESQQLQHVLSHQLPKGNIRGCESCKNCQKVTAKWNPEEARRPDLEEAPVFYPSEEEFEDTLKYISSIRDQAEIYGICRIVPPPSWKPPCPLKERDIWEKSKFATRVQRIDKLQNRNAMRKILQVNHNKKRKKRRCMKNGFDNETNSEEMKIPDEFGLHEADRFGFEPGSEFTLDAFQNYADDFKAQYFRQSNNASDSGGNGSVLQGHNWQPSVDNIEGEYWRIVERPTEEIEVLYGADLETGVFGSGFPKTAKQVSSASDIKYINSGWNLNNFPRLPGSVLSFESGDISGVLVPWLYIGMCFSSFCWHVEDHHLYSLNYMHWGAPKLWYGVPASDALKLEAAMKKHLPNLFDEQPDLLHKLVTQLSPSILRSEGVPVYRCVQNAGEFVLTFPRAYHAGFNSGFNCAEAVNVAPVDWLPHGLNAIELYREQGRKTSISHDKLLLGSAREAVKANWEYNLMRKSTANILRWKDVCGKDGILSKALKARVETERVRREFLCKSSTALKMESTFDATSERECSVCLFDLHLSAAGCHHCSPDKYACLNHAKQLCSCSWGAKFFLFRYDINELNILVEALEGKLSAVYRWARLDLGLALSSYVSRENKQVPGVNGKLSHASQGLAVKEMSSQVTVLSSKEQKGQVDGAKYVGSPNSSPNSKPPVVELSLQNTKATNSHSQKAEVSSLSLDCMKEDSLQLASRYKASSNQIPSTKENLALEKHEANPLSCPGSNEVVLLIADEGGEPSNEPSVDKEASDKHTVRIQKPVCPENMTSSGHCVDRPASTTSIAGPSAMLESMKNGSSLEGVKVEDRAEGETCSGTSPHSSPLFKNFMPGTDSSRDVPEKGTANVDGNHKLKQIDEDKSCTGDSKKNVELNVDSGPVDSRLTVSCNQSGSPNIMDRYYRQKGPRIAKVIRRITCNVEPLDFGAVCAGKLWCDSRAIYPKGFRSRVRYIDVTDPSNMCFYVSQILDAGQKGPLFMVSVEHSPSEVYFHVSAARCWELVRDRVNQEIAKQHKLGRPNLPPLQPPGSVDGMEMFGFSSPTIVQAIQALDHNRVCSDYWRSRPLMHIPQQSQYVGSSRVKSEDEEDRKRKSHAAVEKTLDGLLKKASLEELQTLYSIMQNKNLSDEEHGLLNRLLNDAIHKHPS; encoded by the exons ATGTGCACATGCTCTCATAGTAGAACAAAGTCAG TGGTAATGGGCACAGAACTTGTTGGACCTTGCATCAAAGACGACAGTATAGAGATTTCAATTCCCCCTGGTTTTGAGTCACTTGTGCCCTTCACTTTAAAGAGGTCAGAGGATAATCAAGATGGCAGTTACTCAAGCTCTGGCAATGCTTTTGAACAACAAAGAGTGGACTTTGACAGTAACGATGACTCGAAAGCTATGAAGTCCGTTAGGCGTAGGGTTGGGAGAAAGTACAGCCAGTTTAATCACAGTTCTGGTGATGAACACGAATCTCAGCAG CTGCAGCATGTCTTGAGTCACCAACTCCCAAAAGGGAACATTCGTGGGTGTGAATCTTGTAAGAACTGCCAAAAG GTAACTGCAAAATGGAATCCAGAAGAAGCTCGCAGGCCTGATCTCGAGGAGGCTCCTGTGTTTTATCCTTCTGAAGAG GAGTTTGAGGACACCTTAAAGTACATTTCTAGTATACGTGATCAAGCAGAAATCTATGGGATTTGCCGCATAGTACCACCTCCTTCATGGAAGCCTCCTTGTCCCCTAAAGGAGAGAGATATATGGGAGAAGTCCAAGTTTGCTACTCGAGTCCAAAGGATTGACAAGCTTCAGAATAGGAATGCAATGAGAAAGATATTGCAAGTTAATCATaataaaaagaggaaaaagagaagatgcatGAAAAATGGATTTGATAATGAAACCAATAGTGAGGAAATGAAAATACCAGATGAATTCGGACTACATGAGGCTGATAGGTTTGGCTTTGAACCTGGTTCAGAATTTACCCTGGATGCGTTCCAGAACTATGCCGATGATTTCAAGGCTCAGTACTTCCGTCAAAGTAACAATGCTTCAGACTCAGGAGGTAATGGCTCAGTGCTTCAGGGGCACAACTGGCAGCCTTCAGTAGATAATATCGAGGGGGAATATTGGCGGATTGTGGAGAGACCGACTGAGGAAATTGAG GTGCTTTATGGAGCTGATCTTGAAACAGGAGTATTTGGCAGTGGATTTCCTAAAACTGCTAAGCAAGTTAGTTCAGCTTCTGATATCAAGTATATTAACTCAGGATGGAACTTAAATAACTTCCCCAGGCTTCCTGGTTCTGTTCTCTCATTTGAAAGCGGTGATATATCTGGTGTTCTAGTTCCTTGGCTGTATATAGGGATGTGTTTTTCATCGTTTTGTTGG CATGTTGAGGATCACCACTTGTATTCATTGAATTACATGCATTGGGGAGCTCCAAAACTGTGGTATGGTGTTCCAGCATCAGATGCCCTAAAACTGGAGGCAGCCATGAAGAAACATCTGCCTAACCTCTTTGATGAGCAGCCTGACTTGCTTCATAAGCTG GTCACTCAGCTTTCCCCCTCAATCCTAAGATCTGAGGGAGTGCCTGTTTATCGGTGTGTCCAAAATGCTGGGGAATTCGTTCTGACATTCCCTCGAGCATATCATGCTGGATTTAATTCTGGCTTTAATTGCGCTGAAGCAGTTAATGTAGCTCCTGTTGATTGGTTGCCTCATGGACTAAATGCTATTGAGCTCTATCGCGAGCAAGGCCGAAAAACGTCCATTTCACATGATAAACTTTTGCTTGGTTCTGCTAGAGAAGCTGTGAAAGCAAATTGGGAATATAATTTAATGAGGAAGTCGACTGCAAATATTTTAAGATGGAAGGATGTTTGTGGAAAGGATGGGATTTTATCTAAAGCGCTGAAG GCTCGTGTTGAGACGGAGAGGGTCAGGAGGGAATTCCTTTGTAAATCCTCAACGGCACTGAAGATGGAGAGCACTTTTGATGCTACTAGTGAGAGGGAATGCAGTGTATGCCTGTTTGATTTGCATCTATCTGCTGCAGGTTGCCACCACTGTTCACCTGATAAATATGCATGCTTGAACCATGCAAAACAGTTATGTTCATGTTCATGGGGTGCTAAGTTTTTCCTTTTCCGTTATGACATCAACGAATTGAATATCTTGGTTGAAGCTCTAGAAGGGAAATTGAGCGCAGTATATCGGTGGGCAAGACTTGATCTCGGGCTTGCTCTAAGTTCTTACGTCTCCAGAGAGAATAAGCAAGTACCTGGGGTGAATGGTAAATTATCACATGCCTCTCAAGGACTGGCAGTGAAAGAGATGAGTTCTCAAGTCACTGTCCTATCTTCAAAAGAGCAGAAAGGCCAAGTAGATGGAGCTAAGTATGTTGGCAGCCCAAACTCTTCTCCAAATTCAAAGCCACCTGTAGTGGAATTGTCTCTGCAAAATACGAAGGCAACAAACTCACATTCCCAGAAAGCTGAGGTATCCAGTCTTTCTCTGGATTGCATGAAAGAAGACTCTTTGCAGTTAGCTTCCAGATACAAGGCCTCGTCAAACCAGATTCCATCCACAAAGGAAAACCTGGCTTTGGAGAAACATGAAGCAAATCCGTTGTCATGTCCTGGCAGTAACGAGGTTGTGCTTCTGATTGCTGATGAAGGAGGTGAGCCAAGTAATGAACCTTCTGTTGATAAGGAAGCATCCGACAAGCATACAGTAAGAATTCAGAAGCCAGTTTGCCCTGAAAATATGACTAGTTCTGGTCATTGTGTTGACAGACCAGCCTCAACAACCTCCATTGCTGGCCCTTCTGCAATGCTTGAAAGCATGAAGAATGGTTCTAGTTTAGAGGGTGTAAAAGTTGAAGACCGTGCAGAAGGTGAGACATGTTCTGGTACCAGTCCTCATAGTAGCCCTCTCTTTAAAAACTTCATGCCCGGTACAGATTCTAGCAGAGATGTCCCAGAAAAGGGGACTGCCAATGTAGATGGTAACCACAAACTAAAACAGATTGATGAAGATAAATCATGTACTGGagatagtaaaaaaaatgtggAGTTAAATGTTGATTCAGGACCAGTTGACAGCAGGTTAACTGTGTCATGTAATCAGTCTGGCTCCCCAAATATCATGGACAGATATTATCGCCAGAAGGGGCCTCGTATTGCGAAGGTAATTAGAAGAATTACTTGCAATGTTGAACCCTTGGACTTTGGAGCTGTGTGCGCTGGAAAATTGTGGTGCGACAGTCGGGCTATTTACCCAAAGG GATTTAGGAGTCGAGTCAGATACATAGATGTCACAGATCCATCTAACATGTGCTTCTATGTCTCCCAAATTCTGGATGCAGGACAAAAAGGACCTCTATTTATG GTTTCTGTGGAGCATTCTCCTAGTGAAGTATATTTTCATGTTTCGGCTGCCAGATGCTGGGAGTTGGTTCGGGATAGAGTAAATCAGGAGATTGCAAAACAACATAAGTTGGGAAGACCAAACCTTCCCCCTTTGCAGCCTCCAGGGAGTGTGGACGGAATGGAAATGTTTGGCTTTTCTTCTCCAACAATTGTGCAG GCAATTCAGGCTCTGGACCACAATCGCGTGTGCTCAGATTACTGGAGATCACGGCCTTTAATGCATATCCCTCAGCAATCACAATATGTAGGAAGTAGCAGAGTGAAGAGTGAGGATGAAGAAGACAGGAAAAGGAAAAGTCATGCTGCTGTTGAGAAAACACTTGACGGCCTACTAAAGAAGGCGAGCTTGGAGGAACTTCAAACCTTGTACAGTATTATGCAAAACAAGAATCTCAGTGATGAGGAGCACGGCTTATTGAACCGGCTTCTCAATGATGCGATTCACAAGCACCCGTCTTAG